A window of the Brassica napus cultivar Da-Ae chromosome A2, Da-Ae, whole genome shotgun sequence genome harbors these coding sequences:
- the LOC106381688 gene encoding magnesium-chelatase subunit ChlI-2, chloroplastic — protein sequence MVSLLGTSPSSILSCPRLSSTPLTSPVCFRPGNTFGGKLYRRIQSETKKSRSRHHVLVTNVATGINSIEQAKKIDSKESARPVYPFAAIVGQDEMKLCLLLNVIDPKIGGVMIMGDRGTGKSTTVRSLVDLLPEITVVAGDPYNSDPRDPEFMGKEVRERVRKGEELDVMETKINMVDLPLGATEDRVCGTIDIEKALTEGVKAFEPGLLAKANRGILYVDEVNLLDDHLVDVLLDSAASGWNTVEREGISISHPARFILIGSGNPEEGELRPQLLDRFGMHAQVGTVRDAELRVKIVEERARFDSNPKEFRESYLEEQMKLQEQITSARSNLSGVEIDQDLKVKISRVCAELDVDGLRGDIVTNRAARALAALKGRDHVTAEDVGIVIPNCLRHRLRKDPLESMDSGIVVTEKFYEVFS from the exons ATGGTCTCTCTTCTCGGAACATCTCCTTCCTCAATCTTGTCTTGCCCTCGTCTTTCTTCAACACCTTTAACATCCCCCGTCTGCTTCCGACCAG GTAACACTTTTGGAGGAAAGTTATACAGAAGAATACAATCAGAGACAAAGAAGAGCAGATCTCGTCACCATGTCTTGGTTACAAATGTCGCCACTGGGATCAACTCTATAGAACAA GCCAAAAAGATTGATTCAAAGGAAAGTGCAAGGCCAGTGTACCCCTTCGCCGCTATAGTTGGACAAGATGAGATGAAGCTATGCCTTTTATTAAACGTCATTGACCCCAAGATAGGTGGTGTGATGATCATGGGAGACAGAGGAACCGGTAAATCAACAACCGTTAGATCTTTAGTCGATCTTCTCCCCGAGATCACGGTCGTTGCAGGTGACCCTTACAACTCAGACCCTAGAGATCCTGAGTTTATGGGGAAggaagtgagagagagagttcgaAAAGGCGAAGAGCTTGACGTCATGGAGACAAAGATCAACATGGTTGATCTTCCTTTAGGTGCTACTGAAGATAGAGTCTGCGGAACCATCGATATCGAGAAGGCCTTAACAGAAGGTGTCAAGGCCTTTGAGCCTGGGCTGCTAGCTAAAGCCAACAGAGGGATTCTTTATGTGGATGAGGTTAACCTCTTGGATGATCATTTGGTTGATGTTCTTCTTGATTCTGCTGCTTCAGGTTGGAACACTGTTGAAAGAGAAGGGATTTCCATCTCTCACCCGGCTCGGTTTATCCTCATTGGCTCAGGGAATCCGGAGGAAGGAGAGCTTAGACCGCAGCTTCTCGATAGGTTTGGTATGCACGCGCAAGTAGGCACAGTTAGAGACGCTGAGCTGAGGGTCAAGATTGTGGAAGAGAGAGCTCGTTTTGATAGTAACCCAAAGGAGTTTCGAGAGTCTTATCTGGAGGAGCAGATGAAGCTTCAGGAGCAGATTACGAGCGCGAGAAGCAATCTTTCTGGAGTTGAGATCGATCAAGATTTGAAAGTAAAGATCTCGAGGGTCTGCGCTGAGCTTGACGTTGATGGACTGAGAGGTGATATTGTGACTAACAGAGCTGCGAGAGCGCTTGCTGCGCTTAAAGGAAGAGATCATGTGACGGCAGAAGATGTTGGTATCGTTATACCGAATTGCTTAAGACACCGTCTTAGGAAAGATCCTCTTGAGTCTATGGATTCGGGCATTGTCGTTACAGAGAAGTTCTACGAGGTGTTCAGCTAA
- the LOC106381689 gene encoding nudix hydrolase 11 — protein MSSTPTDPLQFLIQRFQNYKSHHLLQHFPARSSAVLVCIYQEHGKDGKDLRVILTKRSSTLSSHPGEVALPGGKRDEEDADDIATALREAREEIGLDPSLVTIISVLQPFVNKKGMSVVPVIGFLHDKNAFKQLPNPAEVEDIFDVPLEMFLKDTNRRAEEREHEGERYLLHYFDYYVEDKERNFVIWALTAGILIRVASIVYQRSPEFQELKPSFWKQPN, from the exons ATGTCCTCAACACCAACAGATCCTTTGCAATTTCTAATCCAACGGTTTCAAAACTACAaatctcatcatcttcttcaacatTTTCCTGCAAGATCTTCAGCTGTCTTAGTTTGTATATACCAAGAACATGGAAAAGATGGGAAGGACCTACGTGTGATCTTAACCAAACGCTCTTCTACTCTCTCTTCTCATCCTG GAGAAGTAGCATTGCCTGGAGGGAAAAGAGACGAAGAAGATGCAGATGATATAGCTACCGCGTTGAGAGAAGCTCGTGAAGAAATCGGTTTAGATCCTTCTCTTGTTACAATCATTTCTGTTCTTCAACCATTTGTTAACAAG AAGGGAATGTCAGTTGTACCAGTTATCGGTTTTCTACACGACAAGAATGCATTTAAACAGCTACCAAATCCAGCTGAAGTAGAAGACATCTTTGATGTTCCGCTAGAGATGTTTCTCAAG GACACGAACAGGAGAGCAGAGGAACGAGAGCATGAAGGAGAAAGATATCTTCTTCACTACTTCGATTACTATGTGGAAGACAAAGAGAGAAACTTTGTTATATGGGCACTCACTGCTGGTATTCTGATCAGAGTTGCCTCCATTGTTTATCAGAGATCTCCTGAGTTTCAAGAACTCAAGCCAAGCTTCTGGAAACAACCAAACTGA